A window of the Chlorocebus sabaeus isolate Y175 chromosome 8, mChlSab1.0.hap1, whole genome shotgun sequence genome harbors these coding sequences:
- the CTHRC1 gene encoding collagen triple helix repeat-containing protein 1: MRPQGPAASPQRLRGLLLLLLLQLPAPSSASEIPKGKQKAQLRQREVVDLYNGMCLQGPAGVPGRDGSPGANGIPGTPGIPGRDGFKGEKGECLRESFEESWTPNYKQCSWSSLNYGIDLGKIAECTFTKMRSNSALRVLFSGSLRLKCRNACCQRWYFTFNGAECSGPLPIEAIIYLDQGSPEMNSTINIHRTSSVEGLCEGIGAGLVDVAIWVGTCSDYPKGDASTGWNSVSRIIIEELPK, translated from the exons ATGCGACCCCAGGGCCCCGCCGCCTCCCCGCAGCGGCTCCGAGgcctcctgctgctcctgctgctgcagctgcccgCGCCGTCGAGCGCCTCTGAGATCCCCAAGGGGAAGCAAAAGGCGCAGCTCCGGCAGAGGGAGGTGGTGGACCTG TATAATGGAATGTGCTTACAAGGGCCAGCAGGAGTGCCTGGTCGAGATGGGAGCCCTGGAGCCAATGGCATTCCGGGTACCCCTGGGATTCCAGGTCGGGATGGATTCAAAGGAGAAAAGGGGGAATGTTTGAGGGAAAGCTTTGAGGAGTCCTGGACACCCAACTACAAGCAGTGTTCATGGAGTTCACTGAATTATGGCATAGATCTTGGGAAAATTGCG GAGTGTACATTTACAAAGATGCGTTCAAACAGTGCTCTAAGAGTTTTGTTCAGTGGCTCACTTCGGCTAAAATGCAGAAATGCATGCTGTCAGCGTTGGTATTTCACATTCAATGGAGCTGAATGTTCAGGACCTCTTCCCATTGAAGCTATCATTTATTTGGACCAAGGAAGCCCTGAAATGAATTCAACAATTAATATTCATCGCACTTCTTCTG TGGAAGGACTTTGTGAAGGAATTGGTGCTGGATTAGTAGATGTTGCTATCTGGGTTGGTACTTGTTCAGATTACCCAAAAGGAGATGCTTCTACTGGATGGAATTCAGTTTCTCGCATCATTATTGAAGAACTACCAAAATAa